From a single Brassica napus cultivar Da-Ae chromosome C9, Da-Ae, whole genome shotgun sequence genomic region:
- the LOC106390268 gene encoding UDP-N-acetylmuramoyl-L-alanyl-D-glutamate--2,6-diaminopimelate ligase MurE homolog, chloroplastic-like, translated as MALTFLSPHPVFLSLAGTTSSFSYKPVYLPSSRNSRNLQLSAGPARRNSSYPNPADDDPPEAPEDSMHGVSKFQQIQRQAARARKLEEEDFEKNRNTYLSAIADVEDAPETGSDDVESGGDLFSDIDRAISMKRSEFVKKGLLQPNPPKTASDKKINEEEEDDVTDVVDELDEEEVVDLDEIDKLTGLTEVSDEDDWVDEEGNPRINKTRSDHQFEFDLDDFGGSKARIVEPKFRFSLAELLDESKVVPISVYGDLDVEITGIQHDSRGVSAGDLFVCCENDGDSVLSEADKRGAVAVVASKEIDIEDTLGCRALVIVEDTEAVLAALASSFYRHPSKNMAVIGVTGTNGKTTTTYLIKSLYEAMGVRTGMFSTVSCYVHGDNKLDSPTTTSPDAVLVQSMMAKMLHNGTEALVMEASPQELASGKCDEVDFDIAVFTNLAREESGFRGTDEEYRDAEAKLFARMVDPERHRKVVNIDDPNAAFFVQQGNPEVPVVTFAMENTKADVHPLKFELSLFETQVLVNTPQGILEISSGLLGRHNIYNILAAVAVGIAVGAPLEDIVRGVEEVDAVPGRCELIDEEQAFGVIVDHANTPDGLSRLLDSVRELKPRRIITVIGCAGETERGKRPVMTKIATEKSDVTMLTSDNPGNEDPLDILDDMLAGIGWTMQEYLKHGEHDYYPPLANGHRLFLHDVRRVAVRCAVAMGEEGDMVVVAGKGHEAYQLEGDKKEFYDDREECREALQYVDELHQAGIDTSEFPWRLPESH; from the exons ATGGCGCTCACTTTCCTCTCTCCTCACCCAGTCTTCCTCTCTCTAGCTGGAACCACCTCTTCCTTCTCCTACAAACCGGTTTACTTACCATCCTCCCGAAATTCCCGCAACCTTCAGCTTTCGGCGGGACCTGCTCGTCGTAACTCTTCTTACCCGAACCCAGCAGATGACGACCCGCCCGAAGCCCCGGAGGACTCAATGCACGGAGTCTCGAAGTTTCAGCAGATACAGCGCCAAGCTGCTCGCGCGCGGAAGCTAGAGGAAGAAGACTTCGAGAAGAATCGAAACACGTACCTCTCAGCCATCGCTGACGTGGAAGACGCGCCAGAGACGGGAAGTGATGACGTGGAATCAGGAGGCGATCTGTTCTCGGATATCGATAGAGCTATCTCCATGAAACGAAGCGAGTTCGTCAAGAAAGGATTGCTCCAACCTAATCCCCCCAAAACGGCGTCGGATAAGAAGATCaacgaggaggaagaagatgacgtCACCGACGTTGTTGATGAGCTCGACGAAGAAGAGGTTGTAGATTTAGACGAGATCGATAAACTAACGGGATTAACCGAAGTCTCCGACGAAGATGATTGGGTCGACGAGGAAGGAAACCCTAGGATCAACAAGACTAGATCCGATCACCAATTCGAGTTCGATTTGGATGATTTCGGTGGATCTAAGGCCAGAATCGTGGAACCTAAGTTCAGATTTAGCTTAGCTGAGCTCTTAGACGAGAGCAAAGTGGTGCCGATCTCAGTTTACGGCGACTTAGACGTCGAGATCACCGGAATCCAGCACGATTCTCGAGGCGTAAGCGCCGGAGATCTCTTCGTGTGCTGCGAGAATGATGGAGACTCCGTCTTGAGCGAAGCTGACAAGAGAGGAGCAGTGGCGGTTGTAGCTAGCAAGGAGATCGATATTGAAGATACGTTAGGTTGTAGAGCACTTGTCATCGTTGAAGATACTGAAGCAGTCTTAGCAGCTTTAGCTTCTTCCTTTTATAGACATCCGTCCAAGAACATGGCGGTGATTGGAGTCACGGGCACAAACGGGAAGACGACCACCACGTATTTGATCAAAAGCCTCTATGAAGCTATGGGTGTGCGAACAGGAATGTTCAGCACTGTTTCTTGTTATGTCCATGGAGATAACAAGTTGGATTCGCCGACTACGACTAGTCCTGATGCTGTTTTGGTTCAGAGTATGATGGCGAAGATGTTGCATAATGGAACCGAAGCTCTTGTTATGGAAGCTTCTCCTCAGGAGCTTGCTTCTGGGAAATGTGATGAAGTGGATTTCGACATTGCGGTTTTCACAAACTTGGCTAGAGAGGAGAGCGGTTTTCGCGGTACTGATGAAGAGTATAGAGACGCTGAAGCCAAGTTGTTTGCAAGAATGGTTGACCCGGAAAGGCACAGGAAAGTGGTTAACATTGACGATCCAAACGCAGCGTTTTTCGTCCAGCAAGGGAACCCTGAAGTTCCGGTTGTGACATTTGCAATGGAGAACACCAAAGCTGATGTTCACCCGTTGAAGTTTGAGCTCTCTTTGTTTGAGACACAGGTTTTGGTTAATACCCCTCAAGGGATTTTGGAGATTTCGTCTGGTTTGTTAGGACGGCATAACATTTATAACATTCTTGCTGCTGTTGCTGTTGGGATTGCTGTTGGAGCTCCTCTTGAGGATATTGTTAGAGGTGTTGAGGAAGTTGATGCAGTCCCGGGGAGGTGTGAGTTGATTGATGAGGAACAAGCTTTTGGTGTTATTGTGGATCATGCTAACACACCTGATGGCTTGTCAAGGCTGCTTGATTCAGTTCGAGAGCTTAAACCAAGAAGAATCATTACTG TTATTGGTTGCGCGGGTGAGACTGAGAGAGGGAAAAGACCGGTTATGACGAAAATTGCTACTGAAAAGAGTGATGTGACAATGTTGACATCTGATAATCCAGGGAATGAAGATCCAT tgGACATATTGGATGACATGTTGGCTGGGATTGGATGGACGATGCAAGAGTATTTGAAACACGGTGAACATGATTATTATCCTCCTTTGGCAAATGGGCATAGACTCTTTCTTCACGATGTTAGACGTGTAGCTGTGCGTTGTGCTGTTGCAATGGGTGAAGAAGGTGACATGGTT GTGGTAGCAGGGAAAGGCCATGAAGCGTATCAGCTAGAAGGCGATAAGAAAGAGTTCTATGATGATCGAGAGGAATGTCGGGAAGCATTACAATACGTTGATGAGCTACATCAAGCTGGAATAGACACAAGCGAGTTCCCATGGAG GTTACCAGAGAGTCATTAA
- the LOC106390267 gene encoding pentatricopeptide repeat-containing protein At1g64100, with the protein MLARVCRFESSSSVPAARLFCTRSIRHTLAKKSSGKAGGFGGERLKLQSGFHEIKGLDDAIDLFGYMVRSRPLPCVIDFCKLLGVVVRMERPDVVISLHRKMEMRRIPCNIYSFTILIKCFCSCSKLPFALSTFGKITKLGFHPSLVTFSTLLHGLCVEDRVSEALHFFRQICKPNVIAFTTLMNGLCREGRVVEAVALLDRMVEDGLQPNQITYGTIVDGMCKMGDTVSALNLLRKMEEVSRIKPNVVIYSAIIDGLWKDGRHTDAQNLFSEMQEKGISPNLFTYNCMINGFCSSGRWSEAQRLLREMFERKMSPDVVTFSVLINALVKEGKFFEAEELYNEMLPRGIIPNTITYNSMIDGFSKQNRLDAAERMFYLMATKGCSPDVITFSILIDGYCGAKRVDDGMKLLHEMSRRGLVANTITYTTLIHGFCQLGNLNAALDLLQEMISSGVCPNVVTCNTLLDGLCNNGKLKDALEMFKVMQKSKMDLDASHPFNDVEPDVQTYNILICGLINEGKFSEAEELYEEMPHRGLVPDTITYNSVIDGLCKQSRLDEATQMFDSMGSKGFSPDVVTFTTLINGYCKVGRVGDGLEVFCEMGRRGIVANAITYRTLIHGFCQVGNINGALDIFQEMISSGVYPDTITIRNMLTGLWSKEELKRAVAMLEDLLMSVGYQLEDE; encoded by the exons ATGTTGGCTAGGGTTTGCAGATTCGAGTCTTCGTCTTCTGTGCCTGCGGCTAGATTGTTCTGTACGAGATCGATTCGTCATACTCTGGCCAAGAAAAGCAGTGGCAAAGCAGGAGGTTTTGGAGGAGAGAGGTTGAAGCTGCAAAGTGGGTTTCATGAAATCAAAGGGTTAGATGATGCGATTGATTTGTTCGGTTACATGGTACGATCTCGTCCCCTCCCTTGTGTGATTGATTTCTGTAAATTGCTGGGAGTTGTGGTGAGGATGGAAAGGCCCGATGTCGTGATATCTCTCCATAGGAAGATGGAAATGCGGCGGATTCCGTGTAATATCTACAGCTTCACCATTCTGATAAAGTGTTTCTGCAGCTGCTCTAAGCTGCCCTTTGCTCTGTCTACGTTTGGTAAGATCACCAAGCTTGGGTTTCATCCCAGTCTCGTTACCTTCAGCACCCTGCTCCATGGTTTATGTGTGGAAGACAGGGTTTCTGAAGCCTTGCATTTTTTTCGTCAAATTTGTAAACCAAATGTCATAGCATTTACCACGCTGATGAACGGTCTTTGCCGCGAGGGTCGAGTTGTCGAAGCTGTAGCTCTGCTTGATCGGATGGTGGAAGATGGTCTCCAGCCTAACCAGATTACTTATGGAACAATTGTTGATGGGATGTGTAAGATGGGAGACACTGTGTCTGCATTGAATCTGCTGAGGAAGATGGAGGAGGTGAGCCGCATCAAACCCAATGTTGTAATCTATAGTGCCATCATTGACGGCCTTTGGAAAGACGGACGTCATACCGATGCTCAAAATCTTTTCAGTGAAATGCAAGAGAAAGGAATCTCTCCCAATTTGTTTACCTACAACTGTATGATCAACGGTTTTTGTAGCTCTGGTAGATGGAGCGAAGCCCAGCGGTTGTTGCGAGAAATGTTTGAAAGGAAGATGAGCCCTGATGTTGTAACTTTCAGTGTATTGATCAATGCATTGGTCAAGGAAGGCAAGTTCTTTGAGGCTGAAGAATTATACAATGAGATGCTTCCAAGGGGTATAATCCCTAATACAATCACATATAATTCAATGATCGATGGCTTTTCCAAACAGAATCGTCTTGATGCTGCGGAACGCATGTTTTATTTGATGGCTACCAAGGGCTGCTCTCCGGACGTAATCACTTTCAGTATCCTCATAGACGGATATTGTGGGGCTAAGAGGGTAGATGATGGAATGAAACTTCTCCATGAGATGTCTAGAAGAGGATTAGTTGCTAACACAATTACTTACACCACTCTTATTCACGGGTTCTGTCAGTTGGGCAATCTTAATGCTGCTCTAGACCTTTTACAGGAGATGATTTCTAGTGGTGTGTGCCCTAATGTCGTCACTTGTAACACTTTGCTGGACGGTCTCTGCAATAATGGGAAACTAAAAGATGCATTGGAAATGTTTAAGGTTATGCAGAAGAGTAAGATGGATCTTGATGCTAGTCACCCCTTCAATGATGTGGAACCTGATGTTCAAACTTACAATATATTGATCTGCGGCTTGATCAATGAAGGGAAGTTTTCAGAGGCCGAGGAATTATACGAGGAGATGCCCCACAGAGGTTTAGTCCCTGATACTATCACCTATAACTCAGTGATCGATGGATTATGCAAGCAGAGCCGCCTAGATGAGGCTACACAAATGTTTGATTCAATGGGTAGTAAAGGCTTCTCTCCCGACGTAGTGACCTTTACTACCCTCATTAATGGCTACTGTAAGGTAGGAAGGGTTGGTGATGGGCTGGAGGTTTTCTGCGAGATGGGTCGAAGAGGAATAGTTGCTAATGCAATTACTTACAGAACCTTGATTCATGGGTTTTGTCAAGTGGGTAATATTAATGGAGCTCTGGACATTTTCCAGGAGATGATTTCAAGTGGTGTGTATCCTGATACCATTACTATTCGCAACATGCTGACTGGTTTATGGAGTAAAGAGGAACTAAAAAGGGCAGTGGCAATGCTTGAGGATCTGCTGATGAGTGTGG GATATCAGTTGGAGGATGAATGA
- the LOC125592467 gene encoding uncharacterized protein LOC125592467 has protein sequence MVSPSSVTPSRRVTRSQCASDREANPKKIPRLGKTASRYAVSSTESELEEPASTDQEEAASTEQDEAASTEPEFIVTTPTFPERLFARNCYPGKPRLNIYSKASIIGSLVKLLRGSPEMNCLLGSQFGALFHLPVSRCSNSAKLVHSLLSRQLVTMRLYELWFLFADKPLRFSLREFGDITGLKCEPEREKVGNGSESIDATPGRMWKELFETEDEDVTVPDVLRMLEQPSLPEWKRLPLALIALVDGLLVCGHKLLRVTPAYVEMLEDTRSFLQYPWGGEAFVSTLSRLTPPQPSDPSKMDKSLAVMRLRLKQQSTACYGFPLALQLFAFKAIPSLLEKIPEPNKTTSFLQEPEGCDSTNALLNFEDILLVETQTEMKVGIQSGRKK, from the exons ATGGTATCCCCCTCTAGCGTAACGCCCTCGAGGAGGGTGACTCGTAGTCAATGCGCCAGTGATAGAGAAGCAAATCCCAAGAAAATTCCCCGACTAGGCAAAACTGCGTCTCGTTATGCAG TATCTAGCACGGAGTCCGAACTAGAGGAACCTGCATCCACCGACCAAGAAGAAGCTGCATCCACTGAACAAGACGAAGCTGCATCCACCGAGCCGGAATTTATTGTCACCACGCCGACTTTCCCGGAAAGACTGTTCGCACGTAATTGCTATCCTGGCAAACCTCGACTGAACATCTATTCAAAGGCGAGTATCATTGGATCGTTAGTGAAGTTGCTAAGAGGCTCCCCTGAAATGAATTGTCTGCTAGGAAGTCAGTTTGGAGCTCTGTTCCACTTACCTGTATCGCGCTGCTCAAACTCTGCGAAACTTGTACATTCTCTCCTCAGCCGTCAGCTGGTTACGATGCGCCTATATGAGCTCTGGTTCTTGTTTGCAGACAAGCCACTACGCTTTTCTCTGCGTGAGTTCGGAGACATCACGGGGCTGAAATGCGAGCCTGAAAGGGAAAAAGTTGGAAACGGGTCAGAATCTATCGATGCCACACCTGGACGTATGTGGAAAGAGTTGTTTGAAACTGAAGATGAAGACGTGACTGTACCAGATGTTCTTCGTATGCTTGAACAGCCTAGTCTTCCTGAGTGGAAGCGGTTGCCACTAGCTCTCATTGCGCTTGTAGATGGGCTCCTGGTTTGTGGTCACAAACTTCTTCGTGTGACGCCTGCTTACGTCGAGATGCTGGAAGACACCAGATCATTTCTTCAATATCCATGGGGGGGAGAGGCATTCGTCAGCACTCTGTCTAGATTGACACCACCTCAACCTTCTGATCCTTCTAAAATGGATAAATCCCTTGCGGTCATGCGCCTTCGTTTGAAACAGCAGTCAACAGCGTGTTATGGGTTCCCTCTGGCGCTGCAACTTTTTGCTTTTAAAGCTATCCCCTCATTGCTTGAGAAAATTCCCGAACCTAATAAAACCACTTCTTTCTTGCAAGAACCAGAAGGATGCGACTCAACAAATGCACTTCTGAATTTTGAAGACATACTTCTGGTGGAAACCCAAACTGAG ATGAAGGTGGGGATCCAAAGTGGAAGAAAGAAGTAA
- the LOC125593396 gene encoding uncharacterized protein LOC125593396, translated as MREGHEFKATDFRGGDSSLPPLKPAEKAEGVGVKKKCQKPSRRFGKACDEPGSSTQAPQRPIRPRRGICKQAEPGNLSDKEQELKEWIRVELKTQLGKLRNEIFDWLHHDRGGSFTVPQNTAAGKTNRDNSHADPTGMEGPKKRRPFSGDGNDEAEIFWSDSKKHKKNNGDGFSDDETMRMHDNHCDGRTPNARFWEKVDSMAGEGPSFSKSANIPEVDVSTPIGPEIVSKPAKPTLPEPLEGEGGDESPISGLNLLAEEVEKGTRSDNVYKDPQENTCRMLTVWSHPESYVLPPEEQGGKASPTNSEDYKTPPEDDPMTESRTPDVGNSKLSRYLTRSLKKAELEGKCIPISSTKKDDLQTKRIPRRSTKIGGVYTPDKRLKKLFQSCKKPKYTPLADLEKAQFQEFQSILREKPAQEFEIVIGIHVSNKFFLSLARPTNWVSTEHISVLISMLVRRHGRNYLSRRCRFVDYFSIAGIISKFAEFEKASDKLGFNWGGLVSFSFTGKTPRRNDKKVLLVDVDRVYAPMMWGKDHWVGLVINLTCRQVEILDCNIPLNESDNEVNKHMAYLLRALPHVLAAFSPPSDSSHPEEDQAFSWVRPDNIYFNERSGDCGPCAVKFLEMHAAGYSYEDMGQIDEKKVDIFRQKYAMDTYEEFIGNAKVQNDG; from the exons ATGCGGGAAGGGCACGAGTTCAAAGCAACAGACTTTAGAGGAGGTGATTCATCCCTTCCACCTCTGAAGCCAGCCGAAAAGGCTGAAGGTGTTGGTGTCAAAAAGAAGTGTCAAAAGCCGTCTAGGCGGTTTGGGAAAGCATGTGATGAACCTGGAAGTTCGACTCAGGCGCCTCAGCGTCCTATTCGACCTCGTCGTGGGATATGTAAACAGGCTGAACCAGGAAACTTATCAGATAAGGAGCAAGAGCTGAAAGAGTGGATACGAGTTGAACTGAAAACCCAGTTGGGTAAATTGCGGAACGAGATTTTTGACTGGTTGCATCATGATAGGGGAGGCTCGTTCACGGTTCCGCAAAACACAGCAGCCGGTAAAACAAACAGAGACAACAGTCACGCTGACCCTACCGGCATGGAAGGTCCAAAGAAGCGACGTCCGTTCAGTGGTGATGGTAATGATGAagctgaaatattttggtctgATAGTAAgaaacacaagaagaacaacGGCGATGGGTTTAGCGACGATGAGACGATGAGAATGCATGATAATCATTGTGATGGCCGTACGCCAAATGCTCGCTTCTGGGAAAAG GTAGATTCAATGGCGGGCGAAGGCCCCTCTTTCTCGAAGTCGGCAAACATTCCAGAAGTCGATGTTTCAACGCCGATTGGACCAGAAATTGTATCAAAGCCAGCAAAACCGACTCTCCCGGAACCGTTGGAG GGCGAGGGGGGAGATGAGTCTCCAATATCAGGGCTAAATTTGTTAGCAGAAGAGGTTGAAAAGGGGACACGGAGTGACAATGTCTATAAAGATCCACAGGAGAACACTTGTAGGATGCTTACCGTTTGGTCTCATCCTGAATCTTACGTCCTTCCGCCGGAGGAACAAGGTGGTAAAGCGTCACCGACAAATTCTGAAGATTACAAGACACCGCCAGAGGATGATCCGATGACTGAATCTCGCACACCAGACGTTGGGAATTCGAAGCTGAGTCGATATCTGACTAGGTCATTAAAAAAAGCAGAGCTAGAAGGGAAATGTATTCCAATAAGCTCAACCAAAAAAGATGACCTCCAGACGAAGCGTATTCCGAGACGTTCAACAAAGATTGGAGGAGTGTACACCCCAGACAAGAGATTGAAGAAGCTTTTCCAAAGCTGCAAGAAACCCAAATATACGCCCTTAGCAGACTTGGAGAAAGCGCAGTTTCAAGAGTTTCAGTCAATTCTCCGCGAGAAACCGGCACA GGAATTCGAAATTGTTATTGGGATCCATGTCTCAAATAAGTTCTTCCTGTCGTTGGCGCGGCCAACAAATTGGGTCAGTACCGAG CACATTTCTGTGCTAATTAGTATGCTAGTAAGGCGACATGGACGCAATTATCTGAGTCGGAGGTGCAGATTTGTAGACTACTTCAGTATTGCGGGCATCATATCAAAGTTCGCAGAGTTCGAGAAGGCCTCAGATAAATTGGGATTCAACTGGGGAGGGCTTGTCAGTTTCAGTTTCACCGGAAAAACGCCGCGTCGGAATGACAAGAAGGTGTTGTTGGTTGATGTGGACAGGGTGTACGCCCCAATGATGTGGGGAAAAGATCATTGGGTTGGTCTTGTGATCAACTTGACATGCAGACAAGTGGAGATTTTGGACTGCAACATTCCCCTTAATGAGTCCGATAATGAGGTGAACAAGCACATGGCTTATCTTCTACGCGCATTGCCTCATGTCTTAGCTGCGTTTTCGCCTCCTTCCGATAGTAGTCATCCTGAAGAAGACCAAGCATTTTCATGGGTGCGTCCAGACAATATTTACTTCAACGAAAGGTCTGGCGACTGTGGACCATGCGCGGTCAAATTTCTGGAAATGCATGCAGCGGGATACTCCTATGAGGATATGGGGCAGATCGATGAAAAAAAGGTGGACATATTTCGTCAAAAATACGCGATGGATACCTATGAAGAATTTATTGGAAACGCAAAAGTTCAAAACGATGGTTGA